A DNA window from Solanum lycopersicum chromosome 3, SLM_r2.1 contains the following coding sequences:
- the LOC101260216 gene encoding PHD finger protein ALFIN-LIKE 4 yields the protein MEFGAKGQKKAKPIDVFKNVKGRYTGLIKALTTDVDEFYKQCDPEKENLSLYGLPNERWEVNLPAEDSPPGLPEPVLGINFAREGMEQKEWLSFVAYHSDSWLLAIAFYAGARCGFGKADRKKLFDMINDLPSIHEVVIGVPKTQQKEKPTVANQSKNKSKPNATKRAAEPQDMFTKMQQKYEEDDDDDDDDDEAGEEDEDEWGIEMDVEEEEGETLCGICEGKYAKDEFWICCDHCETWFHGQCVKITAATAEYMKQYKCPPCSSKRARTHFTEY from the exons atggaATTTGGAGCTAAAGGACAGAAGAAGGCAAAACCCATTGATGTCTTCAAGAATGTCAAGGGCAGATATACTGGTCTAATTAAAGCTCTCACAACag ATGTGGATGAATTTTATAAGCAGTGTGATCCTG AAAAGGAGAACTTAAGCTTGTATGGACTCCCAAATGAGCGATGGGAGGTCAATCTGCCTGCTGAAGATTCACCACCAGGCCTTCCAGAGCCTGTTCTTGGTATCAACTTTGCTAGAGAGGGAATGGAACAAAAGGAGTGGCTTTCTTTTGTTGCTTATCACAGTGATTCTTGGTTGCTTGCTATTGCCTTCTACGCTGGTGCTAGATGTGGATTTGGTAAAGCCGACAG GAAGAAGCTCTTTGACATGATAAATGATTTACCTTCAATACATGAAGTAGTGATTGGTGTTCCAAAGAcgcaacaaaaagaaaaacctacAGTCGCTAATCAAAGTAAAAACAAATCCAAGCCAAACGCCACTAAG AGGGCAGCGGAGCCTCAGGATATGTTTACGAAGATGCAgcaaaaatatgaagaagatgatgatgatgatgatgacgacgacgaagCAGGAGAAGAAGATGAGGATGAATGGGGTATTGAGATGGATGTTGAAGAGGAGGAAGGTGAGACACTGTGCGGCATATGTGAGGGGAAGTATGCGAAGGATGAATTTTGGATATGTTGCGATCATTGTGAAACATGGTTCCACGGCCAGTGTGTTAAGATCACCGCTGCCACAGCTGAGTATATGAAGCAATACAAGTGCCCGCCTTGCAGCAGCAAAAGAGCCCGGACTC
- the LOC101259926 gene encoding nuclear transcription factor Y subunit A-3 isoform X1, translated as MQQMSTFPGPQNTKELNHHFQDQDSSSTQSTSQSCPEAPNERETKIHGKNNISLRAGSVRSSGKSDDSQSVSSQEHGWTFDTYQTNFAVVPFPHPDPYYHDLVAAYGNPTLVQSQMLGTVAPRVPLPLDLKQDEPIFVNAKQYQAILRRRQYRARLEAQNKLSKGRKPYLHESRHRHALNRARGPGGRFVNMKKPGESKSPDLINGQDNQIPDELQLNTKMLERDVDQSGSHSTPFYSAITSGSKGDAIYHHQLFNYSAFSAHNVGVSQLDKEKKDNMSYPCLSSF; from the exons ATGCAACAAATGTCTACATTTCCTGGTCCTCAGAATACCAAGGAACTGAATCACCATTTTCAAGATCAGGATTCCTCGTCTACTCAATCAACGAGTCAATCATGTCCTGAAGCTCCTAATGAACGAGAAACAAAAATCCATGGTAAAAACAATATTTCTTTGCGAGCAG GCAGTGTTAGAAGTAGTGGGAAGTCCGATGATTCCCAAAGTGTGTCAAGTCAGGAGCATGGTTGGACTTTCGATACGTATCAGACAAATTTT GCTGTTGTTCCTTTTCCTCACCCGGATCCTTACTATCACGATCTAGTTGCTGCCTATGGAAATCCAACCTTG GTTCAATCCCAAATGTTAGGCACGGTTGCTCCTCGGGTGCCACTTCCACTTGACCTTAAGCAAGATGAGCCTATATTTGTCAATGCTAAACAATATCAGGCTATCCTCAGGCGTAGACAATACCGTGCTAGGCTGGAAGCTCAAAACAAACTCTCTAAAGGACGGAAG CCATATCTCCATGAGTCCCGGCACCGGCATGCATTGAATAGGGCTAGGGGACCTGGTGGACGCTTTGTCAACATGAAGAAGCCTGGAGAGTCCAAATCCCCCGATTTGATCAATGGTCAAGACAATCAGATACCTGATGAGCTGCAACTCAACACAAAAATGTTGGAGCGCGATGTTGATCAATCTGGAAGCCACTCCACGCCGTTCTACTCCGCAATCACTAGTGGCTCGAAAGGTGATGCTATTTACCATCACCAGCTATTTAACTACTCCGCCTTCTCCGCACATAACGTAGGGGTCTCACAGCTGgacaaagagaagaaagataACATGAGCTATCCATGTTTATCATCTTTTTGA
- the LOC101259926 gene encoding nuclear transcription factor Y subunit A-4 isoform X2 — MQQMSTFPGPQNTKELNHHFQDQDSSSTQSTSQSCPEAPNERETKIHGSVRSSGKSDDSQSVSSQEHGWTFDTYQTNFAVVPFPHPDPYYHDLVAAYGNPTLVQSQMLGTVAPRVPLPLDLKQDEPIFVNAKQYQAILRRRQYRARLEAQNKLSKGRKPYLHESRHRHALNRARGPGGRFVNMKKPGESKSPDLINGQDNQIPDELQLNTKMLERDVDQSGSHSTPFYSAITSGSKGDAIYHHQLFNYSAFSAHNVGVSQLDKEKKDNMSYPCLSSF, encoded by the exons ATGCAACAAATGTCTACATTTCCTGGTCCTCAGAATACCAAGGAACTGAATCACCATTTTCAAGATCAGGATTCCTCGTCTACTCAATCAACGAGTCAATCATGTCCTGAAGCTCCTAATGAACGAGAAACAAAAATCCATG GCAGTGTTAGAAGTAGTGGGAAGTCCGATGATTCCCAAAGTGTGTCAAGTCAGGAGCATGGTTGGACTTTCGATACGTATCAGACAAATTTT GCTGTTGTTCCTTTTCCTCACCCGGATCCTTACTATCACGATCTAGTTGCTGCCTATGGAAATCCAACCTTG GTTCAATCCCAAATGTTAGGCACGGTTGCTCCTCGGGTGCCACTTCCACTTGACCTTAAGCAAGATGAGCCTATATTTGTCAATGCTAAACAATATCAGGCTATCCTCAGGCGTAGACAATACCGTGCTAGGCTGGAAGCTCAAAACAAACTCTCTAAAGGACGGAAG CCATATCTCCATGAGTCCCGGCACCGGCATGCATTGAATAGGGCTAGGGGACCTGGTGGACGCTTTGTCAACATGAAGAAGCCTGGAGAGTCCAAATCCCCCGATTTGATCAATGGTCAAGACAATCAGATACCTGATGAGCTGCAACTCAACACAAAAATGTTGGAGCGCGATGTTGATCAATCTGGAAGCCACTCCACGCCGTTCTACTCCGCAATCACTAGTGGCTCGAAAGGTGATGCTATTTACCATCACCAGCTATTTAACTACTCCGCCTTCTCCGCACATAACGTAGGGGTCTCACAGCTGgacaaagagaagaaagataACATGAGCTATCCATGTTTATCATCTTTTTGA